The proteins below are encoded in one region of Apium graveolens cultivar Ventura chromosome 4, ASM990537v1, whole genome shotgun sequence:
- the LOC141717550 gene encoding phospholipid:diacylglycerol acyltransferase 1-like, with protein sequence MALIRRKKAPGSENQGTSDVKITDDDNKKNKKPIQKNKRWTCLDNCCWFIGCICVSWWLLLFSFNAMPASFPQFVTEAITGPWPDPPGVKVSKEGLFAKHPVVFVPGIVTGGLELWEGHNCTEGLFRKRLWGGTFGEVYKRPLCWAEHMSLDNETGMDPPGVRVRPVTGLVAADYFAAGYFVWAVLIANLARIGYEEKNMYMASYDWRLSFQNTEVRDQTLSRIKSNIELMVATSGGKKAVIIPHSMGVLYFLHFMKWVEAPAPMGGGGGPDWCAKHIKTVVNIGGPFLGVPKSVPGLLSAEVRDIAVLRAVAPGVLDKDLFRFQMMLQHVMKMTRTWDSTMSMLPKGGDTIWGGLDWSPEEDYCQNRRNQNHNDTKNPASHEKNSNYGRIISFGQEAADAAALELKRIDFRDAIKGRTVANSSCQEVWTEYHEMGYGGIDAAVEYKVYTADEVVELLEFVAPKMMARGSAHFSYGIAENLNDPKYDHYKYWSNPLETKLPNAPDMEIYTMYGVGIPTERAYVYKLTHSAECTIPFQIDTSADRVDSCLTDGVFTVDGDETVPALSAGFMCAKGWRGKTRFNPSGIKTYIREYNHAPPATFLEGRGTQSGAHVDIMGNFALIEDILRVAAGATGEELGGDIIYSDILKWSEKINLNL encoded by the exons atgGCATTGATTAGAAGAAAAAAGGCACCGGGAAGCGAGAATCAAGGAACATCAGATGTGAAAATAACAGACGATGAtaacaagaaaaacaaaaaacCAATACAAAAGAACAAAAGATGGACTTGTTTAGACAATTGTTGCTGGTTTATAGGATGCATATGTGTAAGTTGGTGGCTTTTGTTGTTCTCTTTCAATGCTATGCCAGCCTCGTTTCCTCAATTCGTCACGGAGGCTATTACGGGACCCTGGCCTGATCCTCCTGGTGTGAAAGTTTCGAAAGAAGGGTTGTTTGCTAAGCATCCTGTTGTTTTTGTGCCTGGTATTGTTACGGGTGGTCTCGAGCTATGGGAAGGTCATAATTGTACTGAGGGATTGTTTAGGAAGCGTCTCTGGGGTGGTACTTTCGGTGAAGTCTACAAAAG GCCTTTATGCTGGGCGGAGCATATGTCGTTGGACAATGAAACTGGGATGGATCCTCCTGGTGTGAGGGTCAGGCCTGTTACTGGACTAGTGGCTGCAGACTACTTTGCTGCTGGTTATTTTGTTTGGGCTGTTTTGATTGCTAATTTGGCCCGAATTGGGTATGAGGAGAAGAATATGTACATGGCTTCATATGATTGGAGACTTTCTTTTCAAAATACGGAG GTGAGGGACCAGACTCTTAGCAGGATTAAAAGTAATATAGAACTGATGGTTGCTACAAGCGGAGGCAAGAAAGCAGTTATTATCCCTCACTCAATGGGTGTTTTGTACTTCTTGCATTTCATGAAATGGGTAGAGGCACCGGCTCCAATGGGTGGTGGTGGTGGACCAGATTGGTGCGCTAAACATATAAAGACTGTAGTGAATATTGGTGGTCCATTTTTAGGTGTTCCGAAATCTGTCCCTGGGCTTTTGTCTGCTGAAGTTAGGGATATTGCCGTCCTCAG AGCTGTTGCTCCAGGCGTCCTGGATAAGGATTTATTTCGTTTTCAAATGATGTTGCAACATGTGATGAAGATGACCCGCACTTGGGATTCTACCATGTCAATGTTACCAAAAGGCGGGGACACAATATGGGGTGGTCTTGACTGGTCTCCGGAGGAAGATTATTGTCAAAATAGAAGAAATCAGAACCACAATGATACTAAAAATCCTGCTTCTCATGAAAAGAATTCTAACTATGGTAGGATAATATCATTTGGGCAAGAAGCTGCAGACGCTGCTGCTTTGGAGCTTAAGAGAATCGACTTTCGG GATGCCATCAAGGGTAGAACTGTTGCAAATAGTAGTTGTCAGGAAGTGTGGACAGAATATCATGAAATGGGTTATGGTGGTATTGATGCTGCTGTAGAATACAAAGTTTATACAGCTGATGAAGTTGTGGAACTGCTCGAGTTTGTTGCTCCAAAGATGATGGCACGCGGCAGTGCTCACTTTTCATACGGGATAGCTGAGAATTTGAATGATCCAAAATATGATCATTACAAGTACTGGTCCAACCCATTGGAAACAAA GTTGCCAAATGCTCCGGACATGGAAATCTATACAATGTATGGAGTTGGCATCCCAACTGAAAGAGCATATGTCTACAAGCTCACACATTCAGCAGAATGCACTATCCCGTTTCAAATTGATACTTCAGCAGATCGTGTAGATAGCTGTTTGACAGATGGTGTTTTTACAGTAGATGGAGATGAGACAGTGCCCGCATTGAGTGCGGGTTTCATGTGCGCAAAAGGTTGGCGTGGGAAAACCAGATTTAATCCTTCTGGAATCAAAACTTATATCAGGGAGTATAATCACGCTCCACCAGCTACTTTTCTGGAGGGTCGTGGGACTCAAAGCGGTGCCCATGTGGATATCATGGGAAACTTTGCCCTTATAGAGGATATTTTAAGAGTTGCAGCTGGGGCTACCGGAGAAGAACTGGGGGGAGATATCATTTACTCAGACATCTTAAAATGGTCAGAAAAGATAAATTTAAACCTATGA